In Leisingera sp. NJS204, the DNA window GGTCATGCCGCCGTCGCCAGTGGTGGTCGAGGTACCTGCAGCGGATGCACCGCGGCCCAGGGCCTCCTTGGCGGGGCCGGACAGCGCGCCAAAGCTCATGCCCGCGATGGTGATCGGGATATCCAGCTCAATCGGCTTTTTGGCAAAACGGGTGCCAAGCGTCACCTTGGTTTCGCATTTCTCGCGGTAGCCCTCCAACGGATAGCGCGATACCGAGGCGCCGAGGAACAACAGGTCATCGAAATGCGGCACCTTGCGCTTGGCGCCGCCACCGCGGATGTCATAGATCCCGGTCGCCGCAGCGCGGCGGATTTCTGCGTTGATCGGGTTGGTGAAGGTCGCCGACTGGATCGGCTCGGTGCGGGGGATTTTAGTATCCTGATCTGACATAGCCTTAATCCTTAGTACGCTTGCGCGTTGTCGACATCGAAGTTGTAAAGCTGACGGGCCGACCCGTAGCGCTTGAACTCCTCCGGCTTGGCATCAGCGCCGGCGCGCGCCAGCAGATCCTTTAGGATCGCGATATGCTCGGGGCGCATTTCCTTCTCGATGCAATCCGCGCCCAGGCTCTTGACCGAGCCGCGCACAAAGAACCGCGCTTCATAGCAGCTGTCGCCCAGCGCATCGCCGGCATCGCCCAGCACCACCAGGTTTCCCGCCTGCGCCATGAAGGCGCACATGTGGCCGATGTTGCCATGCACAACGATGTCGATGCCCTTCATCGATATCCCGCAGCGCGAGGAGGCGTTGCCCTTGATCACCAGCAACCCGCCATGGCCGGTGGCACCGGCATACTGGCTGGCGTCGCCTTCGACGATCACGGTGCCGGACATCATGTTTTCAGCGACACCGGGACCAACCGAGCCTTCGACCCTGACAGTCGCCTGCTGGTTCATGCCGGCGCAATAGTAGCCGGTGGACCCTTTGACAGTGACTTCAATCGGCGAATTCAGACCCACGGCAATTGCATGGCTGCCCTTGGCGTTCACAATTTCCCAGGCGGTTTTGTTGGTGCCGCCATTCTGTTCCTGCAAGGTCGAGTTCAGACCGCGCAGGCCATTTGCTTCAAGATCATATGTCTGCATCTTAATGGTTCCAGAAGTAAACGGTTGCGGGTTCGGGCTCCCAGACGCGGGCGTCTTCGATGCCCGGCAGGTTCACCAGTGCGCGGTATTCGCTGCCGAAGGCCACATACTGGTCGGTCTCTGCCATCACGGCCGGCTTGCAGGCGATCGGGTCCCGGACCACGCCAAAACCGTCCTTGGTGCCCACAACAAAGTTAAAGAAACCGTCCAGATCCTCCAGAGTACCTTCCAGCGCTTCCCCCAGAGTGGCACCGTTCTGCATCTTCCAGGTCAGATAGGCCGCGCCCACTTCGGTGTCGTTCTGGCTTTCGATCCGCACACCGTCCCGGCGCAGCTTGCGGCGCAGCGAGTTGTGGTTGGACAGCGAGCCGTTGTGCACCAGGCACTGATCCGAGCCGGTGGAGAACGGGTGTGCGCCCTCGGTGGTCACAGCAGATTCCGTGGCCATACGGGTGTGGCCGATGCCATGGGTGCCGCCCATGCCGCGCACGTCGAAACGCTCAGCGACTTTTTCCGGCAGACCCACTTCCTTGTAGATCTCGATGGTGTCGCCTGCGCTCATGACGCGCATTCCGGGGCGCAGTTCAGCCAGCGCGCTGCGGGCTTCCTCTGCCTTGCCCGCGGGCACATCCAGCACCGCGTGGGTATCGATCACCCGGATCGACACATCGGTGCTCAGCGCTTCTGCCAACGCACCTTCCAGCCCGTCAAAGGCCTCCTCCGGCACATCGGACTGAACGGTAAGCTTGGTGTGCCCGTCCATCTCTGATCCATAGATTGCGATGCCCGCACTGTCCGGACCGCGGTCCGTCATGGTGATGAGCATATCTGTGAGCATATCGCCCAATTTCGGCTCAAGTGATTTGTCTTTTAGAAAAAGACCGACAATCCCGCACATGGGTAAGCCTCCTGCTTTTCATCTCGAATCAACGCTAGCAGTTTGCGATCTGCCATTCAACTCTTGTGAAACTTTTTTTCCTAAGAAGGTAAGATGGGGCGCGCCAAACTGGCGCGCCCCTGAAGGGGCAGAGTTAGTATTTTTCAAGCAAGGAGTTTATTTTGTCCTTATCTCCCATTTGCTTGGCCTTCTCCAAATGGGCGCCCTCACGCACAAACTGTATCCGGTGCCAGGCAATCCAGAAGACGACCCCCAGGACCACCATCAATCCTTCTGATCCCTGGAAGGGGTAGACCGCCCCTACCTCGGCCAGGTCCACTGCCCAGCTGTCGTAACCGATCGTAGACATTTCAATTCTCCTTATTCAGCTGGAACACTGCCACCGTTCAGCGCTGCTTTGTCAGCGGCGATGATTTCGGCCTTGGCTTCTTCGTAGGCATGATGTTCGGCGTAATCGAGACCTTGCAGTTCGACCTCAACCGGGATGCGCAGCACACCTGCGGCGGCCTGCATCTTGGCGATCAGGAAACCCGGCAGCCAGCCCAGAACACCAAACATGATCACCGCGCCAATGGTCTGACCAACCGGATTCACGGTTGCATACCCCTCATACGGCGAGCTCGGCGCACCCCACAGCAAGAACCCTGCAAGGATCAGTCCGACAATGCCGGAATACCCGTGTACGGCAACCGCACCAACAGCGTCATCCAGCTTAAATCTGCGTTCGACCCAGTAGTGCAGATTGTAGACGATCACGACCCCAACGGCGCCAACCAGCATCGCCTGGATCGGGTGATACAAATCATTGCCCGCAGAGGCGGTAATGATCCCGGCAAGGCCGCCGGAGAAGGTCCAGAACGCATCGCCCTTGGACACCACATAGGCTGCCATCAGGCCGCCGGACAGCGACATCAGGAAGTTGAAGGTGATCGCAGACAACGAAGTCGGTGCCAGATAGATATTGGTTGCGGTCCAAGTGTCGCCAGTCAGCAAGCCACCAATGCCTTCAGGTGAGATTACCGGAATGTTGCAGGCCGCATAAAAGCCCCAGAACCCGGAATAGATCAGGAAGATACCAATGGTCAGCATCCAGGGATTATGCGGCGGGATATCGCGCGGCGTGCCGTCAGCGGCAAACTTGCCCAGACGAGGGCCAAGAACCATGATCACACCCAGCGCGTAACCGCCGGCAATCGCGTGGATCACACCCGATGCATAGGCATCGTGATAGCCGAGGTATTTCACCATCCAGCCTTCGGCATGCCAGCCCCAGGCCGCATCGATGATCCAGA includes these proteins:
- a CDS encoding protein GlxC; its protein translation is MQTYDLEANGLRGLNSTLQEQNGGTNKTAWEIVNAKGSHAIAVGLNSPIEVTVKGSTGYYCAGMNQQATVRVEGSVGPGVAENMMSGTVIVEGDASQYAGATGHGGLLVIKGNASSRCGISMKGIDIVVHGNIGHMCAFMAQAGNLVVLGDAGDALGDSCYEARFFVRGSVKSLGADCIEKEMRPEHIAILKDLLARAGADAKPEEFKRYGSARQLYNFDVDNAQAY
- a CDS encoding ammonium transporter — protein: MDGNLNALTTVFTEFYYWVTVVFMFLIHVGFCMYEVGASRHRNHMHTLMKNIMIIPLVTVTFFFFGWWIYWAFPNFPFFGGLNHEAGAANLPWSQNMATNLSDRITGVFWAAFLLFSWTAASIVSGAVIERIRSSALWVHAVMIGSVFWIIDAAWGWHAEGWMVKYLGYHDAYASGVIHAIAGGYALGVIMVLGPRLGKFAADGTPRDIPPHNPWMLTIGIFLIYSGFWGFYAACNIPVISPEGIGGLLTGDTWTATNIYLAPTSLSAITFNFLMSLSGGLMAAYVVSKGDAFWTFSGGLAGIITASAGNDLYHPIQAMLVGAVGVVIVYNLHYWVERRFKLDDAVGAVAVHGYSGIVGLILAGFLLWGAPSSPYEGYATVNPVGQTIGAVIMFGVLGWLPGFLIAKMQAAAGVLRIPVEVELQGLDYAEHHAYEEAKAEIIAADKAALNGGSVPAE
- a CDS encoding class II glutamine amidotransferase, giving the protein MCGIVGLFLKDKSLEPKLGDMLTDMLITMTDRGPDSAGIAIYGSEMDGHTKLTVQSDVPEEAFDGLEGALAEALSTDVSIRVIDTHAVLDVPAGKAEEARSALAELRPGMRVMSAGDTIEIYKEVGLPEKVAERFDVRGMGGTHGIGHTRMATESAVTTEGAHPFSTGSDQCLVHNGSLSNHNSLRRKLRRDGVRIESQNDTEVGAAYLTWKMQNGATLGEALEGTLEDLDGFFNFVVGTKDGFGVVRDPIACKPAVMAETDQYVAFGSEYRALVNLPGIEDARVWEPEPATVYFWNH